A single region of the Rhizobium sp. NRK18 genome encodes:
- the modA gene encoding molybdate ABC transporter substrate-binding protein, with protein sequence MKVMLTALVPLLALSLPVHAAEVNVAVAANFTEAAKDVAKAFHEATGDDAVLSFGSTGKLYTQIANGAPFKVFLAADQERPEKAEADGLAVSGSRFTYATGKIVLYSTDASLAVADGAALKTPEAITKIAIANPKTAPYGTAAVEAMKALGVYDSLEAKLVQGDSIAQTFQFVESGNAAMGFVALSQVIGSSNGAQWVVPQTLYTPIRQDAVLLKTGETDDTAKAFVAFLKSDKAREIIARYGYGIDLGQ encoded by the coding sequence ATGAAAGTCATGCTGACCGCTCTCGTCCCGCTTCTTGCCCTGTCGCTGCCGGTCCATGCCGCCGAGGTCAATGTTGCCGTCGCTGCCAATTTCACGGAAGCCGCGAAGGATGTCGCCAAGGCGTTCCATGAAGCGACGGGCGACGATGCGGTGCTGAGCTTCGGTTCCACCGGCAAGCTTTACACACAGATCGCCAATGGCGCGCCGTTCAAGGTATTCCTCGCCGCCGATCAGGAACGGCCGGAAAAGGCGGAAGCCGACGGGCTTGCGGTTTCCGGCAGCCGGTTCACCTATGCGACCGGCAAGATCGTCCTCTACAGCACCGATGCCTCGCTCGCCGTTGCCGACGGCGCGGCACTGAAGACGCCGGAGGCGATCACCAAGATCGCCATCGCCAATCCGAAGACCGCGCCTTACGGCACGGCCGCGGTGGAGGCGATGAAGGCGCTCGGCGTCTATGACAGCCTTGAGGCGAAACTGGTGCAGGGCGACAGCATTGCCCAGACCTTCCAGTTCGTCGAAAGCGGCAATGCCGCGATGGGTTTCGTCGCCCTGTCGCAGGTGATCGGCTCCTCGAATGGCGCGCAATGGGTCGTGCCGCAGACGCTCTACACGCCGATCCGCCAGGACGCGGTCCTGTTGAAGACCGGTGAAACGGATGACACTGCGAAAGCCTTTGTCGCGTTCTTGAAGAGCGACAAGGCCCGAGAAATCATCGCTCGCTATGGCTACGGCATCGATCTCGGCCAGTGA
- a CDS encoding TOBE domain-containing protein has translation MSSVSDFVRPNLTFATAAGHRAGEDRFALLAAIGRTGSISAAAKEVGLSYKGAWDAVNALNNLFPKRLVEAKPGGRKGGGAIVTDEGRRVLALHARLSDRLSTVLDELRAVMADDAGVAAATRSLLWSPIMKTSARNAYHGTVGQVRHGAVNSEVTVELAPETTLTAIVTRHSAEEMGLKPGLDIYALVKANMPILTVAETPGRTTAGNELTGTVISLETGAVNSEVVLDIGGGKTLTAIVTNVSAEALEIAPGKRMTALIQASQIILALG, from the coding sequence ATGTCTTCAGTCTCCGATTTCGTCAGGCCCAATCTGACATTTGCTACCGCAGCGGGTCATCGCGCCGGCGAGGATCGCTTCGCGCTTCTGGCCGCGATCGGTCGCACCGGTTCGATCTCCGCTGCCGCCAAGGAAGTGGGCTTGAGCTACAAGGGGGCATGGGATGCGGTGAACGCGCTCAACAACCTCTTTCCCAAGCGGCTGGTCGAGGCAAAGCCTGGTGGACGCAAGGGCGGTGGCGCCATCGTGACGGACGAGGGGCGGCGTGTGCTTGCCCTCCATGCCCGCCTCAGCGACCGCCTGTCGACCGTCCTCGACGAGCTTCGCGCGGTGATGGCCGACGACGCCGGCGTCGCGGCAGCAACCCGATCCCTGCTCTGGAGCCCGATCATGAAGACTAGCGCGCGCAACGCCTATCACGGCACGGTCGGCCAGGTGCGGCATGGCGCCGTCAACAGTGAGGTGACGGTAGAGCTTGCGCCGGAAACGACGCTGACGGCCATCGTCACGCGCCACAGCGCCGAGGAGATGGGGCTGAAGCCGGGGCTCGACATCTATGCCCTGGTCAAGGCCAACATGCCGATCCTGACTGTTGCCGAGACCCCCGGCAGGACGACGGCCGGCAACGAACTGACAGGGACGGTCATCTCGCTCGAAACCGGTGCCGTCAACAGCGAGGTCGTTCTCGATATCGGCGGCGGCAAGACGCTGACGGCCATCGTTACCAATGTCAGCGCCGAGGCGCTGGAAATTGCGCCCGGCAAGCGGATGACCGCGCTCATCCAGGCGTCGCAGATCATTCTCGCGCTCGGCTGA
- a CDS encoding helix-turn-helix transcriptional regulator, with product MNQAIEMPFHLGPELKRAINRTDIFRLLRAGTRHHGFNFFILLRHADLGAKLNANRDVVLTNFEEESRNDFLALLFEHEDADLRRLYSSITPFVWMRSDHPDLERNPAFSRYECMMSVPLHTPEGKRFHLILTGQRELPTEKETAEVMLDMLRIFNQFYEKILANENTGKLTAREREVVKWTSEGKTSAEIAIILGLSEHTINSHITAAVRKLNAVNRVHLVTIAFRNGLVF from the coding sequence ATGAACCAAGCTATCGAGATGCCTTTCCATCTCGGGCCGGAACTGAAGAGAGCCATCAACCGGACGGACATCTTTCGGTTGCTCAGGGCGGGGACCCGCCATCACGGATTCAATTTTTTCATACTGCTGCGGCATGCCGATCTCGGCGCAAAGCTGAATGCCAATCGCGACGTGGTGCTGACCAATTTCGAGGAAGAAAGCCGCAACGATTTCCTCGCCCTCCTGTTCGAGCACGAGGATGCGGATCTGCGCCGGCTCTACAGCTCGATCACGCCGTTTGTCTGGATGCGCAGCGATCACCCCGACCTCGAGCGCAACCCGGCCTTCAGCCGCTACGAATGCATGATGTCGGTTCCGTTGCACACGCCGGAAGGCAAGCGCTTTCACCTGATCCTGACCGGCCAGCGCGAGCTTCCGACGGAAAAGGAAACGGCCGAAGTCATGCTCGACATGCTGAGGATCTTCAACCAGTTCTATGAAAAGATCCTGGCCAACGAGAATACCGGCAAGCTCACCGCGCGCGAACGCGAAGTGGTGAAGTGGACGAGCGAGGGCAAGACCTCGGCCGAGATCGCCATCATTCTCGGACTGTCCGAGCATACGATCAATTCGCATATCACGGCGGCGGTCCGGAAACTGAATGCGGTCAACCGCGTTCACCTGGTGACCATCGCATTCAGGAACGGGCTGGTTTTCTAG
- a CDS encoding response regulator, whose protein sequence is MSTSLATDEEPLKVLFVDDEVLEFRIHKKRITETDGLSIDLDFAQTIEAAVEKVKANSYQLIFMDNRLFPNNDFRETVPALRSAGYVGPVGVVSNDITEPYFQQFPDYGVDFRIGKDEIDAQSIRHIVEEYVFDDIPEEWNEDLNT, encoded by the coding sequence ATGAGCACGAGCTTGGCCACAGATGAGGAACCGTTGAAGGTGCTGTTCGTCGACGACGAGGTGCTGGAGTTCAGGATTCACAAGAAGCGGATAACGGAGACCGACGGCCTGTCGATCGATCTCGATTTTGCCCAGACCATCGAAGCGGCGGTCGAGAAAGTCAAGGCGAACAGCTACCAGCTGATCTTCATGGACAACCGGCTGTTTCCCAACAACGACTTCCGCGAAACCGTGCCGGCCCTGCGCAGCGCAGGCTATGTCGGGCCGGTGGGCGTCGTATCGAATGACATCACCGAGCCCTACTTCCAGCAGTTTCCGGACTATGGCGTGGATTTCCGCATCGGAAAGGACGAGATCGATGCGCAGTCGATCCGCCACATCGTCGAGGAATATGTGTTCGACGACATTCCCGAAGAGTGGAACGAAGACCTCAACACCTGA
- a CDS encoding sensor histidine kinase, which produces MDKADLTNKELELQEARERVDQLASAITHDLQGSLRHISAFAEILKEELSDQVSEDQREMLGILSSKADELRELVRLVFVFMRDTSRIERRRFEADAALAAACETLAEDIAARQATVSREPLPAVVADPILLSKIFENVVRNALQHNARQPVIRIYAGKHDDGMADILIEDNGNGIEERYQANIFKPFWSLKADASRGSGAGLGLTFCQKALDGLGGSIDLLRSDPSGSTFRIRLPLA; this is translated from the coding sequence ATGGACAAGGCGGATTTGACGAACAAGGAACTCGAGCTGCAGGAGGCCCGCGAGCGGGTCGACCAGCTCGCGTCCGCCATCACCCACGACCTCCAGGGGTCGCTGCGGCATATCTCCGCCTTCGCCGAGATCCTCAAGGAAGAACTGTCCGATCAGGTCAGCGAAGACCAGCGGGAAATGCTGGGAATTCTGAGCAGCAAGGCAGACGAATTGCGCGAACTGGTGCGGCTCGTCTTCGTGTTCATGCGTGATACGTCGAGAATCGAGCGGCGCCGGTTCGAGGCTGATGCGGCGCTGGCGGCCGCGTGCGAAACGCTGGCGGAGGATATCGCCGCCAGGCAGGCGACGGTCAGCCGCGAGCCGCTGCCTGCCGTGGTCGCAGACCCCATACTCCTGTCCAAGATCTTCGAAAACGTGGTGCGCAACGCCCTGCAGCACAATGCGCGGCAGCCTGTCATCCGGATTTACGCCGGAAAGCATGACGACGGCATGGCGGACATCCTGATCGAGGACAATGGCAACGGCATCGAGGAACGTTACCAGGCCAACATCTTCAAGCCGTTCTGGAGCCTGAAGGCCGACGCCAGCCGTGGCAGCGGCGCCGGGCTGGGGCTGACCTTCTGCCAGAAGGCACTGGACGGGCTCGGCGGGTCGATCGACCTGTTGCGCTCCGATCCGTCAGGCAGCACGTTCCGCATTCGCCTGCCGCTCGCCTGA
- a CDS encoding response regulator — protein MAEYALGQVLLIDDSSADNFLAKRVLKAAGIASKVTSFLSGDEALVHLSQAGREPVDLILLDVNMPRMDGFDFAAEYRHLDDALKARNLFLMVSSELSMGDERRLKSEPAIDAVIAKPLDPEGIARLLGLQRP, from the coding sequence ATGGCAGAATACGCGCTTGGTCAGGTTCTTTTGATCGACGACAGCTCTGCGGACAATTTTCTCGCAAAGCGCGTACTCAAGGCCGCCGGAATAGCCTCGAAAGTGACGTCCTTTCTCTCCGGCGACGAGGCTCTGGTCCATCTGTCGCAGGCAGGTCGTGAACCTGTCGATCTGATCCTGCTCGACGTCAACATGCCGCGGATGGACGGCTTTGATTTTGCAGCGGAATATCGGCATCTCGACGATGCGCTGAAGGCGAGAAACCTGTTCCTGATGGTCTCGTCCGAACTCAGCATGGGCGACGAGAGGAGATTGAAGTCGGAGCCGGCAATCGATGCCGTGATCGCCAAACCGCTTGATCCGGAAGGGATTGCGCGGCTTCTCGGCCTCCAACGACCTTGA
- a CDS encoding GntR family transcriptional regulator, whose translation MSETAASLANVPARERFAQLHEVLRDRICLLDYPPGTRLSEEALAEEFGVSRTPLRRVLNQLEAEGLIKSLHGVGTIVTDIDLQELTQVYQLRMELAVLIGKLTPVPPSQETLALLRDLYRRSQALGSAPDIRAFARLNMDVFDVVMRLCGNEPLREVSERLFYQTARIWLKSIPHMDFVEEVSVFSREISEILAAAELGDLQAIGYIRYSHLSMSFIRLKTKAQS comes from the coding sequence ATGAGCGAAACCGCCGCCTCCCTTGCCAATGTTCCGGCCCGCGAACGCTTCGCCCAGCTGCACGAGGTGCTGCGCGACCGAATCTGCCTTCTCGACTATCCGCCCGGAACCAGGCTTTCGGAGGAGGCGCTGGCCGAGGAGTTCGGGGTCAGCCGGACGCCGCTGCGACGCGTGCTCAACCAGCTGGAAGCCGAAGGGCTGATCAAGTCGCTGCACGGGGTCGGCACGATCGTCACCGACATCGACCTGCAGGAGTTGACGCAGGTCTACCAGTTGCGGATGGAACTGGCCGTGCTGATCGGCAAGCTGACGCCGGTACCGCCGTCGCAAGAGACGCTTGCCCTTCTCAGGGATCTCTACCGGCGCAGCCAGGCGCTCGGCAGTGCGCCGGACATCCGCGCTTTCGCACGGCTGAACATGGATGTCTTCGATGTGGTGATGCGGCTTTGCGGCAACGAGCCGCTGCGCGAGGTTTCGGAACGTTTGTTCTATCAGACCGCCCGCATCTGGCTCAAATCCATTCCGCACATGGACTTCGTAGAGGAGGTCTCCGTCTTTTCACGCGAGATTTCGGAGATACTGGCGGCGGCCGAGTTGGGCGATCTTCAGGCGATCGGCTATATTCGGTACTCGCACCTGTCGATGAGTTTCATCAGGTTGAAGACCAAGGCGCAATCCTGA
- the argE gene encoding acetylornithine deacetylase, with protein MALIDDTKSILADLIAFQTISVDGNLEMIAYIANCLQGVGARVAIYHDETATKANIFATLGPEGDGGIVLSGHTDVVPVADQAWTSDPFEMREEDGLLYGRGTCDMKGFIAACLAMAPAYAAMNLSRPLHFAFTYDEETGCIGATKLAQVLQEQGLAPAVAIIGEPTMMKIIEGHKGCYEYSTVFSGLEGHGSMPDRGVNAVEYAVRYVTRLMELGEELKGMAPKGSPFNPPWTTVQVGKLAGGHTNNVIPGHCEVAWEMRPVRASDADFVKNNLRIYCEEVLIPRMKAVSPDAGIEMTTIGEVVGLEPTSDNEARRIVSELTGVTEAEVVAFGTEAGIFQGIGMSAVVCGPGSINQAHKPDEYIAIEQLERCLDMLARLGGTLDAA; from the coding sequence ATGGCGCTCATCGACGATACGAAATCGATTCTCGCCGACCTGATCGCCTTCCAGACGATCTCGGTCGACGGCAATCTGGAGATGATCGCCTACATCGCCAATTGCCTGCAGGGCGTCGGCGCACGCGTGGCGATCTATCACGACGAGACCGCGACCAAGGCCAATATCTTCGCGACGCTCGGACCGGAGGGAGACGGTGGCATCGTTCTCTCCGGCCACACCGACGTCGTGCCGGTGGCCGATCAGGCTTGGACATCCGATCCGTTCGAGATGCGGGAGGAGGATGGCCTTCTCTACGGCCGCGGTACCTGCGACATGAAGGGCTTCATCGCCGCATGCCTGGCCATGGCGCCGGCATATGCGGCGATGAACCTGAGCCGGCCGCTGCATTTCGCCTTCACCTATGACGAGGAGACCGGCTGCATCGGGGCGACGAAGCTGGCCCAGGTGCTGCAAGAGCAAGGGCTCGCGCCTGCGGTTGCCATCATCGGCGAGCCGACGATGATGAAGATCATCGAGGGCCACAAGGGCTGCTACGAATATTCGACGGTGTTTTCCGGACTGGAAGGCCACGGCTCGATGCCGGACCGCGGCGTCAATGCGGTCGAATACGCCGTACGCTACGTCACGCGGTTGATGGAGCTCGGCGAGGAGCTGAAGGGCATGGCGCCGAAGGGCAGCCCGTTCAATCCGCCGTGGACGACGGTGCAGGTCGGCAAGCTTGCCGGCGGACACACCAACAACGTCATCCCCGGCCACTGCGAGGTCGCCTGGGAAATGCGGCCCGTGCGCGCATCCGACGCCGATTTCGTCAAGAACAACCTGCGCATCTATTGCGAGGAAGTGCTGATCCCGCGCATGAAGGCCGTCTCGCCGGACGCCGGTATCGAGATGACGACGATCGGCGAGGTCGTCGGCCTCGAGCCGACCAGCGACAACGAGGCCCGGCGGATCGTCTCGGAACTGACCGGCGTCACCGAGGCTGAGGTCGTCGCCTTCGGCACGGAAGCGGGCATCTTCCAGGGCATAGGCATGTCGGCGGTGGTCTGCGGCCCCGGCTCGATCAACCAGGCGCACAAGCCGGACGAATATATCGCGATCGAGCAGCTTGAGCGCTGCCTCGACATGCTGGCACGCCTTGGTGGAACGTTGGACGCCGCATGA
- a CDS encoding M24 family metallopeptidase: MIRKQVSFSPSEFSRRLTKTRAAMAAKGIDVLFVEDPSNMAWLTGYDGWSFYVHQGVLVFHDRDPIWWGRNQDANGALRTVWMDNANVTSYADHFVQSTVRHPMQDLAAKLSDLGCASKRIGVELENYYFSAKAYLSLKESLPEAELIDATALVNWQRGVKSDEELVYIRKAAAISEKIIDGLVERIEPGLKKNELVAEIYGDAVRGVDGDWGDYPAIVPLLPSGSDAAAPHLTWDGRAFETGAATFFEISGCYRRYHAPFCRSVFLGKPPAFLVEAEKALVEGLEAGLDKARAGNRACDIAEALAAPLERAGIKRSARCGYPIGISYPPDWGERTISIRAEDETVLEPGMTFHFMPGLWMDDWGLEITESILIKDSGPAECFCDRPRKMFVKD; encoded by the coding sequence GTGATCCGCAAGCAGGTTTCTTTTTCTCCTTCCGAATTTTCCCGTCGACTGACGAAGACCCGCGCCGCCATGGCCGCAAAGGGCATCGACGTGCTTTTTGTCGAGGATCCGTCCAACATGGCCTGGCTGACCGGCTATGACGGCTGGTCCTTCTACGTCCACCAGGGCGTGCTGGTGTTCCACGATCGCGATCCGATCTGGTGGGGCCGAAACCAGGACGCCAACGGGGCGCTGCGCACCGTCTGGATGGACAATGCCAATGTGACGTCCTACGCCGACCACTTCGTGCAGTCGACCGTTCGTCATCCGATGCAGGATTTGGCCGCCAAGCTGTCCGATCTCGGCTGCGCCTCCAAGCGCATCGGCGTCGAGCTGGAGAACTACTATTTCTCCGCCAAGGCGTATCTCAGCCTGAAGGAAAGCCTCCCGGAGGCAGAGCTCATCGATGCGACCGCGCTCGTCAACTGGCAGCGCGGCGTCAAATCGGATGAGGAACTCGTCTATATCCGCAAGGCGGCCGCGATTTCCGAGAAGATCATCGACGGCCTCGTCGAACGCATCGAGCCGGGCCTGAAGAAGAACGAACTCGTCGCCGAAATCTATGGTGACGCCGTTCGCGGCGTCGATGGCGACTGGGGCGACTATCCGGCGATCGTGCCGCTCTTGCCGAGCGGGAGCGATGCCGCAGCACCTCACCTCACCTGGGACGGCCGCGCCTTCGAAACCGGTGCCGCGACCTTCTTCGAGATTTCCGGCTGCTATCGCCGCTATCATGCCCCCTTCTGCCGTTCGGTCTTCCTCGGCAAGCCGCCGGCCTTCCTGGTGGAGGCGGAAAAGGCACTGGTCGAGGGCCTGGAAGCCGGCCTCGACAAGGCGCGCGCCGGTAATCGTGCCTGCGATATCGCCGAAGCGCTGGCGGCTCCGCTGGAGCGCGCCGGTATCAAGCGCAGCGCCCGCTGCGGCTACCCGATCGGCATTTCCTATCCGCCGGACTGGGGCGAGCGCACCATCTCGATCCGTGCGGAAGACGAGACCGTGCTGGAACCCGGCATGACCTTCCATTTCATGCCCGGCCTGTGGATGGACGATTGGGGTCTTGAAATCACCGAGAGCATCCTGATCAAGGACAGCGGACCGGCGGAATGCTTCTGCGACCGTCCGCGCAAGATGTTCGTGAAAGACTGA
- the eutB gene encoding hydroxyectoine utilization dehydratase EutB: MTGASAVQSTLSLADVLAARKTIAGAAVQTPLIPSVWATRTHGFDLLMKMETMQPVGAFKLRGAVNAIFTLPDDVKAVTCCSTGNHGRAVAYAARARGLKATICMSALVPQAKVDGIRALGADVRIVGRSQDDAQVESTRLATEEGFAEIPPFDDLRVIAGQATIGLEMLETRPDIETVLVPLSGGGLAAGVAFAVKVLKPSARVIGISMDRGAAMHASLAAGRPVEVEEVASLADSLGGGIGLENRHSFALCRDHLDDVVLVTEDEIYAAMQTLYYEERMVAEGACAVGIAAIAAGKLGTLKGPAATIITGRNVDMAAFTRVINGEDIVLGDHHVKGKAYGA, encoded by the coding sequence ATGACCGGTGCATCCGCCGTGCAATCGACATTGAGCCTAGCCGACGTCCTTGCCGCCCGCAAGACGATTGCCGGCGCGGCCGTTCAAACACCGCTTATCCCGTCCGTCTGGGCGACGCGGACGCATGGGTTCGACCTCCTGATGAAGATGGAGACCATGCAGCCGGTCGGCGCCTTCAAGCTGCGCGGCGCGGTCAACGCCATCTTCACGCTGCCCGACGACGTCAAGGCGGTCACCTGCTGCTCCACCGGCAATCACGGCCGGGCCGTCGCATACGCCGCGCGGGCGAGGGGGCTGAAGGCGACGATCTGCATGTCCGCGCTCGTGCCGCAGGCGAAAGTCGACGGCATAAGGGCGCTTGGCGCAGATGTACGCATCGTAGGGCGCAGCCAGGACGACGCCCAGGTGGAGAGCACGCGGCTGGCGACGGAGGAAGGCTTTGCCGAGATCCCGCCCTTCGACGATTTGCGGGTGATTGCCGGGCAGGCGACCATCGGGCTCGAAATGCTGGAAACGCGGCCGGACATCGAGACGGTTCTGGTGCCGCTCTCCGGCGGCGGACTGGCCGCCGGCGTCGCCTTCGCCGTCAAGGTACTCAAGCCGAGCGCACGCGTCATCGGCATTTCCATGGACCGGGGTGCGGCCATGCACGCTTCGCTTGCCGCCGGCCGGCCGGTGGAGGTCGAGGAGGTCGCAAGCCTGGCGGATTCGCTTGGCGGCGGCATCGGCCTTGAAAACCGTCATTCCTTCGCGCTCTGTCGCGATCACCTCGACGATGTGGTTCTGGTCACCGAGGACGAAATCTATGCGGCCATGCAGACGCTCTATTACGAGGAGCGCATGGTCGCCGAAGGGGCATGCGCCGTCGGCATCGCCGCCATTGCGGCGGGTAAGCTCGGCACGCTGAAAGGCCCGGCCGCGACCATCATCACCGGCCGCAATGTCGACATGGCGGCGTTTACCCGGGTCATCAACGGCGAGGACATCGTTCTCGGCGACCATCACGTGAAAGGCAAAGCCTATGGCGCATGA
- a CDS encoding cyclodeaminase: protein MAHEISILTEAELRKTVKLDLTVIDTVEQAFAALASGEVVMPPILSMEIPQANGEVDVKTAYIPGFDGFAIKVSPGFFDNPKIGLPSLNGLMILFSAKTGLVEALFLDNGYLTDIRTAAAGAVAARHMAPETVETAGVIGTGVQARLQIEAAHLVRPFRKVLVWGRDLANAERCAADIAASLGIEARAEADPARLVAESQLVVTTTPSREPVLKAEWLHPGLHITAMGSDQSGKNELDPEILDEANAYVCDRVSQCEKLGELRSAIEAGLWTKGKPAELGQVISGAGKGRTSAGDITVCDLTGTGAQDTAIATLARRLCIAAGSGTVITA, encoded by the coding sequence ATGGCGCATGAGATCAGCATCCTGACCGAAGCGGAACTGCGCAAGACGGTCAAACTCGACCTGACCGTCATCGATACGGTTGAACAGGCCTTCGCGGCGCTGGCTTCCGGCGAGGTGGTGATGCCGCCGATCCTGTCGATGGAAATCCCGCAGGCCAACGGCGAGGTCGACGTCAAGACGGCCTATATTCCCGGCTTCGACGGCTTTGCCATCAAGGTCAGCCCCGGCTTCTTCGACAATCCGAAGATCGGCCTGCCGAGCCTCAACGGCCTGATGATCCTGTTTTCGGCAAAGACCGGCCTCGTCGAGGCGCTGTTCCTCGATAACGGCTACCTGACCGACATCCGCACCGCGGCCGCCGGCGCGGTTGCCGCCCGCCACATGGCGCCCGAGACGGTGGAAACCGCAGGCGTCATCGGCACCGGCGTGCAGGCACGCCTGCAGATCGAGGCCGCCCATCTGGTGCGACCGTTCAGGAAGGTGCTGGTCTGGGGCAGGGACCTTGCCAATGCCGAACGCTGCGCCGCCGACATTGCCGCCTCGCTCGGCATCGAGGCCCGCGCCGAAGCCGATCCGGCCCGTCTCGTCGCCGAAAGCCAGCTGGTCGTCACCACCACGCCATCGCGCGAACCGGTCTTGAAGGCCGAATGGCTGCATCCGGGCCTGCACATCACGGCCATGGGCTCCGACCAGTCCGGCAAGAACGAGCTCGACCCGGAGATCCTGGATGAGGCCAATGCCTATGTCTGCGACCGCGTCAGCCAGTGCGAGAAGCTCGGCGAGCTCAGATCCGCGATCGAAGCCGGCCTCTGGACGAAGGGAAAGCCGGCGGAACTCGGCCAGGTGATCTCCGGCGCGGGGAAGGGGCGGACGTCCGCAGGCGACATCACCGTCTGCGACCTCACCGGCACCGGCGCACAGGATACGGCGATCGCGACATTAGCGCGCCGGCTGTGCATCGCCGCCGGCTCTGGTACGGTCATCACAGCATAA
- a CDS encoding Lrp/AsnC family transcriptional regulator, whose translation MLKLDDRDLQILSVLGAEGRISKTELAERINLSPSPCWERLKRLEKAGMITGYHAEFALKKIASHITVFVTAELADHTAASFQTFERIVRDMDEVTGCWALGGGFDYLLEIVSRDIDRYQRLVDELLTGGAGLKRYYTYVVTKAVKRSHTPPLAALLDMTADENLG comes from the coding sequence ATGTTGAAACTCGATGACCGGGACCTGCAGATCCTGTCCGTGCTCGGCGCGGAAGGGCGGATCTCGAAGACGGAACTCGCCGAACGCATCAATTTGAGCCCCAGCCCCTGCTGGGAGCGGCTGAAGCGGCTGGAAAAGGCCGGCATGATCACCGGCTACCACGCCGAATTCGCGCTGAAGAAGATCGCTTCGCACATCACCGTCTTCGTCACCGCCGAACTCGCCGACCACACGGCCGCCTCGTTCCAGACCTTCGAGCGCATCGTGCGCGACATGGACGAAGTCACCGGCTGCTGGGCGCTCGGCGGCGGCTTCGACTATCTCCTCGAAATCGTCTCCCGCGATATCGACCGCTACCAGCGCCTCGTCGACGAACTCCTGACCGGCGGCGCCGGGTTGAAGCGCTACTACACCTACGTCGTCACCAAGGCGGTCAAGCGCAGCCACACGCCGCCCCTTGCAGCGCTCCTCGATATGACGGCAGACGAAAATCTCGGGTGA